The following nucleotide sequence is from Uranotaenia lowii strain MFRU-FL unplaced genomic scaffold, ASM2978415v1 HiC_scaffold_750, whole genome shotgun sequence.
ACGGTCTCTTGTCCAGTCTTGCAACCGTTAACTTGAATTTGCATCCTAATTATTTTGACGACCTAATCAGCCTAAACAATCGTAAGCAATGTCGTTGTAGATTAACAGCTTTTCTTCATTCTAGAGCGTTAGTGAGTTCTACGATGGCGAGCAGAATACTCAAGTACTCAACATGATATTGTCCCCGCTGACGGTGTGGAGTCTGTTAGCTTTAATTTCCGAGGGTGCCAGTGGAAAGACGCTGCAAGAAATTCTAAACGTGCTAAACATTGACAATCAGGCAGACATCAGTGCCAATTACAAGAGCTTCCAGCAGGAGATCAAGTGAGTATCGTTCTGTTCATAAGGTTTTTTATCGAGTTATCCGTATAAGCCGTCATTTGTTGATTGAATCGATTGTTTGATTATTTGCAGTCCATAAAATATGAACCTTGATGTGAGCAACATTAtctaaatttccatttttttccagttCCAATACCCAGGATGTGGAAATTTCCTCCCGACAGTTTCTGTTCACCGACATAAATCGACCGATTTCACGCGATTTCGATCGGGCCGTTGACACGCACTATGGCACAGATTTGCACGAGGCATTGGATTTCAGCAGCTCGGCCGAAAATATCAAGAAAAGCTACGACTACATCAACGATGCAGTCTTCAAAGCCACCAACGGACAAATCTCCAAAGTTGTTCACCCGAAGGACATCATGCAAGCTCGGATGATTGTTATCTCGGCGCTGTTCTTCCAGGGACAATGGACTGTAAGTGATAATTGGAGTTTATACCGTGaaattctatttaaaatattgctTCTTTTTCAGCTTCCATTCAATCGTTCACTGACCAACACCGTGCCCTTCTACGACGAGAAAGAGAAAATTATCGCCAACGTGTCCATGATGTATCAGAAAGCTGTGTTTCCGTTTGCGGCATTCCGTGAGCTAGATGCCCAAATCGTGGAACTTCCGTATGGTCCCGATCGTCAGCTATCAATGATGGTGATCCTGCCTCGAAAGGGTGTTCCACTACACGAAGTGGTTCGTCGTCTAGTGCAATTTGACATGCAAACTATCTACCGAGAGTTGAAGCAAGCTGCAGAGGAATACGAAGATGACGAAGTTGAAGTCTTCCTTCCACGGTTCGAAATTACAGCAGATTATCACCTCAACAGCGTGTTATTCAACGTAAGATTTTCTCgatcacgtttttttttcgttgtcaatttactaaaattattattttttaaagatgggCGTTAAAGCTGCCATGAGCAAGGAAACTGCCGAGTTTGAGAAGATTGCCAGCGAGGTTTTCCTAGGTGCCGTAGTTCAAAAGTCCAAAATAATCGTTAACGAAGAAGGAACAACAGCGGCTTCAGCGTCGGCCGCAGTTTTTGCCAACAAATCCACGCCTCCGAAATTCCTAGCAAACCGAGCGTTTGCGTTTATCATTGTGGACAAGCGTTACGATGTGATTCTTTTCATGGGACAGGTCAAGCAACCTCTTGCCGCCTAATTTGTATGATagtgattaaaataaatttattccaaCCACCAAAAGCTACTTTGGTTGAATTAGTTCTCTGAAATAGAAATTCTGAAGCTCAGAATGTTAATGCATacatatcaattttcaaattcaaattggatttaaaatttaataattacttCAAAGCTTTTCTTTCCAATAAATTCGCACGTTTCTAAAGGTAACAGTATTTATTATTGTCCACTTCCCTAACGCTAACTTCGGTATGGATTGATGTCCCGTTCCATTCGATCGGTTTCCGTTTGTGCTCCAACGGCACAAGCCAGCAATGTGTTGATATTTTTCTCCTCCCCAGCCCCATAAACGTATCCGTTGGCCTTGTCGATGGCATTTTTAAGCCTTAACAAACTGTCATCCCGTCGCGAGTCCAACAAAGTGAACGATACTAAGCTGTAATCCTCGACCATTGAGACTATTGCGGCGTTGAGCTTCTTGTACTTGTTCTTAGGTCCGATCATGGAACTGTCTACACACTCAAGCAGATAGTTCAGATCCAAAACTTCGGTGTAGTACTCCAGATTGAAAGCCAGCTTTGATTCATACTCTTTCAGGAGATCTGCTTTACTTAAAACATTGACATGAGGGAGCCCCATCTGGAGCATTGTGTGGAGCGACAAAAGCAgagttgaaataaatttatgcgGTTCTGAGCAGTGATGAGATTCTACCAAATGGACCGTACATAGATGGTAGCCCAACTGGTCGAGCTTCTCAAAGATGTTCTTCATAGCGTTGTGATGTGTATATAACTCAACTTGACCAGGAcaatcaaaaatgaaatacCTTTCAGAAGAGCAGCTTTTCAACTGTTCCAAAAGCCATCCGAAGTTTGTCTCCAGGAATTCCATGCAGTAAATGAGGGCTCCGTTTGGACCCAAATCGAACTTTTCCATCACGTCCTGAACAGTGATGAGTTGCATTATGTCCACTCCAGCTTCGTATTCCATGTTGTCGTTAGCCGGATCTAAGTTGACTACAGTTACCTTCCGTTCCAACTTTTCCAGAAACGTTTTCATCTTGCCACAGTAACTGGTTTTGCCGGACCCCGGAGGACCTATCACTAGCTGCCCGAAGATAGGATTTTGAGCCTTCAAATTGGCAATCTTGTTCTGCATTTTCCGGGATAGATATCACCTAAATTGCGaacaaatttactaaaaatttatagACTATCAAAAAACTCGCGAAATTCCGATAGCTGAACGAAAGCAACGCATAAAGACGACTGGAAATTAACGaatgtaaacaacaacaaactgaTTCTGCACGCTactcgcaaaaacattaaaccgAGTTTTGAGAAACTcaacttcaaaaatgatttatctTTTTCCGtcgaattttaaacaaaacattaaaGCTTTGTTTGGGTCgatgcatcgatttgtttggtagatgtcaaatcaccttccaatgcttttgcatacagtttgtttaatttacgaacgccagcaacgatagaaaaaaatcacttcgatagaacaaatcaatttacgaacacgccgtgaATTGCTTGTCCATTTTCCGAAAATAAATCAATGTTTTGTTCTGGGGTTGAGGAATGagtaaaatccatttttatttccTCAATCACTAAATGAGCACGACTGGCATCGCTGCGACTGATGTTCCTGTTCCGAACACCAGCTGGCGCTACTAGCAAGTGCCCACTTGCCCACATCGGAACGTCAGTGCGTGATTGCCTCAAACACAAAAGAAAATCGACTTGGCAaggagaaaaatcaataataaaatttttcatcatcatcCAGTAAGGAGTGTTTTCAGATTCTTGCTACAGACTTTTGCGATTCAGGCACTGTAGAAAGCTGAGATTCGTGTAAAAGTATCGAACCAGTGGCCAGCTAGTGAATAACGATGGCAGATAACGAGCAAAAAGCGATGCAGCTGATGGCGGAAGCTGAGAAAAAGCTGAACTCATCCAAGGGATTTTTCGGATCACTTTTTGGGTACGtattggatagaaaaaaaatgcgagAGCAGTTGAAAATGGCTCTTTTTCAATatattaatgtttaaaaaataatcttaaccATGAGCTTTTCGTTGTTATGAAGCAACGATGTGACACTCATAGTAGTTTTGTCAATGACTCATTCGGACTTATCCTGAGTAACATGGCTCAGCAAAAAGTAAgcgtaaaacaaaaaataaaacacgacaTGATCGTCGTCAGCCAGATAGGCATATAAACATGTGGGGTAGGGGAAGGAGGAGGGGCTAGATAGGTGAGCGGAGGAACAGCTAATCTCCCCCCTCCACTCTCTGTTATTGATAGTTGTTTCTATCGTTCCACTGTAAATTCTAAGCTCATCTAATCGCATGCGAGAGATGGCATaatgataagtgttgtttgaaaaagataaaacgaaaatcaatactttttgttttgatttttcttacTACGACTATTTACTCGACTTTGATAATTCTTGTGACCTTTCAAAGGTGATCGTCAATATTCTATTTTGCTTCAAATCGAATAAAAAGATCGATGAAATTGATGGAACAATGTATTCTATGAAACCAGGTACACATTtcagaacttatttttttttggcgattttcatcctattcTCACAGTTCACAACTCTTCCAATTGACCCCTTTTAATTGATTATGTATATCGTGATACTAAACCATCGCAAGAGACAACGTAGTAGGAATTCTCTTGCTTGATGtgatttttctatttattgATGATTTATCGCGTAGAATAATGTAAACGAAATAAGCATTATTACATTTATgaacgaaatttacaaggattaatatttccaaacgattctaattttcaattattatagTATAAGATATTCTAAACAGTGAACGAATAGTTACATAAAGATTCTTGAAGTTTTACGGAAAACTGTTTAAACCACGCTTATACTCGCATGATTTGAACAAAAAGACGTAATGACCTTACGAAAATGGTCGTCCAAAAATAAGGAAATGTGATAACTTTTAGGAATCGTaaagtttttttaacaaacaataATCTTCGGTCATACTTcgaatatttcaaatcattattgGTGCCTACTTATAAGATGTTTTacattaattcattttttttcattaggtaTTTAGTTAATTAATGATTAATTCAAACAAAcctaataaaattgttttttttttttcaatcccttCTAGTGGCGGTTCGAACAAAGTAGAGGAAGCTGTTGAATGCTACCAGCGGGCGGCCAACATGTTTAAGATGGCCAAAAAGTGGTCCCAGGCCGGATCCGCTTTCTGTGAAGCGGCCAATCTGCACTCGAAGGCTGGAAGTCGTCATGATGCTGCCACCAATTATGTTGATGCTTCAAACTGTTACAAA
It contains:
- the LOC129760750 gene encoding serine protease inhibitor 77Ba-like isoform X2; protein product: MAGFALRMVAGVTFLLITLASGQSNQDDLMIPPSSQPLSGNAKLYQASQRFALNFFKSVSEFYDGEQNTQVLNMILSPLTVWSLLALISEGASGKTLQEILNVLNIDNQADISANYKSFQQEINSNTQDVEISSRQFLFTDINRPISRDFDRAVDTHYGTDLHEALDFSSSAENIKKSYDYINDAVFKATNGQISKVVHPKDIMQARMIVISALFFQGQWTLPFNRSLTNTVPFYDEKEKIIANVSMMYQKAVFPFAAFRELDAQIVELPYGPDRQLSMMVILPRKGVPLHEVVRRLVQFDMQTIYRELKQAAEEYEDDEVEVFLPRFEITADYHLNSVLFNMGVKAAMSKETAEFEKIASEVFLGAVVQKSKIIVNEEGTTAASASAAVFANKSTPPKFLANRAFAFIIVDKRYDVILFMGQVKQPLAA
- the LOC129760750 gene encoding serine protease inhibitor 77Ba-like isoform X1; translation: MAGMGFALRMVAGVTFLLITLASGQSNQDDLMIPPSSQPLSGNAKLYQASQRFALNFFKSVSEFYDGEQNTQVLNMILSPLTVWSLLALISEGASGKTLQEILNVLNIDNQADISANYKSFQQEINSNTQDVEISSRQFLFTDINRPISRDFDRAVDTHYGTDLHEALDFSSSAENIKKSYDYINDAVFKATNGQISKVVHPKDIMQARMIVISALFFQGQWTLPFNRSLTNTVPFYDEKEKIIANVSMMYQKAVFPFAAFRELDAQIVELPYGPDRQLSMMVILPRKGVPLHEVVRRLVQFDMQTIYRELKQAAEEYEDDEVEVFLPRFEITADYHLNSVLFNMGVKAAMSKETAEFEKIASEVFLGAVVQKSKIIVNEEGTTAASASAAVFANKSTPPKFLANRAFAFIIVDKRYDVILFMGQVKQPLAA
- the LOC129760751 gene encoding GPN-loop GTPase 2; this translates as MQNKIANLKAQNPIFGQLVIGPPGSGKTSYCGKMKTFLEKLERKVTVVNLDPANDNMEYEAGVDIMQLITVQDVMEKFDLGPNGALIYCMEFLETNFGWLLEQLKSCSSERYFIFDCPGQVELYTHHNAMKNIFEKLDQLGYHLCTVHLVESHHCSEPHKFISTLLLSLHTMLQMGLPHVNVLSKADLLKEYESKLAFNLEYYTEVLDLNYLLECVDSSMIGPKNKYKKLNAAIVSMVEDYSLVSFTLLDSRRDDSLLRLKNAIDKANGYVYGAGEEKNINTLLACAVGAQTETDRMERDINPYRS
- the LOC129760754 gene encoding alpha-soluble NSF attachment protein-like is translated as MADNEQKAMQLMAEAEKKLNSSKGFFGSLFGGGSNKVEEAVECYQRAANMFKMAKKWSQAGSAFCEAANLHSKAGSRHDAATNYVDASNCYKKTDPNEAVSCLLKAIDIYTDMGRFTMAA